A single genomic interval of Tsukamurella paurometabola harbors:
- a CDS encoding ImmA/IrrE family metallo-endopeptidase, with protein sequence MQWTVIDLADAMRLARGLGDSWSSASELVEIVAERRDRPIGVTATDLTGTGITGTVLAGLDRDTIVHATGLPPFFTEHVIFHELGHLLCGHLDEVTTGPQDRMQFRSAHSDPAHEHEAELLATAFAQVRSERGRRRGRLADDGGFIATLAPHLLSR encoded by the coding sequence ATGCAGTGGACCGTGATCGACCTCGCCGACGCGATGAGGCTCGCGCGCGGCCTGGGCGATTCCTGGTCGAGCGCATCCGAGCTGGTGGAGATCGTCGCCGAGCGGCGTGACCGACCGATCGGCGTGACCGCCACCGACCTCACGGGCACCGGGATCACCGGAACGGTGCTCGCCGGGCTCGACCGGGACACCATCGTCCACGCGACCGGCCTGCCGCCCTTTTTCACCGAGCACGTGATCTTCCACGAGCTGGGGCACCTGCTCTGCGGACACCTCGACGAAGTCACGACCGGACCACAGGATCGGATGCAGTTCCGCAGCGCCCACTCCGATCCGGCACACGAACACGAGGCGGAGCTGCTCGCGACGGCGTTCGCGCAGGTCCGCTCGGAGCGAGGGCGCCGGCGCGGCCGCCTCGCCGATGACGGCGGGTTCATCGCCACCCTGGCCCCTCACCTGCTGTCGCGATGA
- the phoA gene encoding alkaline phosphatase — translation MTNLGRGRARAALAVGAVAVLGVVGACGSNDSGPGTSGDTASKVQIDRRAAGDITTHGGAKRLDGDQTQAIAESIQRSKAKNVILVIGDGTANQELTLARNYEWGAGGKIPGIDELPLSGDYTTYALDKNTKKPDYTTDSAASGSAWATGTKTYNGAVGVDVNGKPQRSILEIAKADGRKTGNVTTTELQDATPAVQVAHVAQRKCYGPVATKEKCSSDALENGGLGSITEQLIAARADVTLGGGWKTFQETATAGEYNGKTLEVQAKERGYRIVRSGEELDGVTSANQDQPLLGVFADGNLPRLWDKATATKEGGKEPAVTCSPNPAFGATPKLASMTKKAIDLLKGDKGFFLQVESGSVDKANHDADPCGQIGETVQLSEAVTAALEFAKQDKDTLVIVTGDHAHTSQIIEAGTVTPGLTRALNTKDGGVLTVNYGTSLDPGEEQHTGGQVRIAAYGPGAANVVGLTDQTDPFFYITDVLGLDRDKK, via the coding sequence ATGACGAATCTTGGTAGGGGAAGGGCACGGGCGGCGCTGGCCGTCGGTGCGGTGGCGGTCCTCGGCGTGGTCGGCGCCTGCGGGAGCAACGACAGCGGTCCCGGCACGTCCGGTGACACGGCGTCCAAGGTGCAGATCGACCGCCGGGCCGCCGGCGACATCACGACGCACGGCGGGGCGAAGCGCCTCGACGGCGACCAGACGCAGGCGATCGCCGAGTCGATCCAGCGGTCGAAGGCCAAGAACGTGATCCTCGTGATCGGCGACGGCACCGCCAACCAGGAGCTGACGCTCGCCCGGAACTACGAGTGGGGCGCGGGCGGCAAGATCCCCGGCATCGACGAGCTGCCGCTCTCGGGTGACTACACCACCTACGCCCTCGACAAGAACACCAAGAAGCCGGACTACACGACCGATTCCGCGGCGTCCGGATCGGCCTGGGCCACCGGCACCAAGACGTACAACGGTGCCGTCGGCGTCGACGTCAACGGCAAGCCCCAGCGCTCGATCCTGGAGATCGCCAAGGCCGACGGGCGTAAGACGGGCAACGTCACCACCACCGAGCTGCAGGACGCCACCCCGGCCGTGCAGGTCGCGCACGTCGCCCAGCGCAAGTGCTACGGCCCCGTCGCCACCAAGGAGAAGTGCAGCTCCGACGCGCTCGAGAACGGCGGCCTCGGGTCCATCACCGAGCAGCTGATCGCCGCGCGCGCCGACGTCACCCTCGGCGGCGGCTGGAAGACCTTCCAGGAGACCGCGACCGCCGGTGAGTACAACGGCAAGACGCTCGAGGTGCAGGCCAAGGAGCGCGGCTACCGGATCGTCCGTTCGGGCGAGGAGCTCGACGGCGTCACCTCGGCGAACCAGGATCAGCCGCTGCTCGGCGTCTTCGCCGACGGGAACCTGCCGCGCCTGTGGGACAAGGCCACCGCCACCAAGGAGGGCGGCAAGGAGCCCGCGGTCACGTGCTCGCCCAACCCCGCGTTCGGCGCCACCCCGAAGCTCGCGTCGATGACGAAGAAGGCCATCGACCTCCTCAAGGGCGACAAGGGGTTCTTCCTGCAGGTCGAGTCCGGCTCCGTCGACAAGGCGAACCACGACGCCGACCCCTGCGGCCAGATCGGGGAGACCGTCCAGCTGTCGGAGGCCGTCACCGCGGCGCTCGAATTCGCCAAGCAGGACAAGGACACCCTCGTCATCGTGACCGGCGACCACGCGCACACCAGCCAGATCATCGAGGCCGGCACCGTCACCCCCGGCCTGACCCGTGCGCTCAACACGAAGGACGGCGGTGTGCTCACCGTCAACTACGGCACGTCGCTCGATCCGGGCGAGGAGCAGCACACCGGCGGCCAGGTCCGCATCGCCGCGTACGGCCCCGGCGCCGCCAACGTCGTGGGACTGACCGACCAGACCGACCCGTTCTTCTACATCACGGACGTGCTCGGCCTGGACCGCGACAAGAAGTAG
- a CDS encoding sugar ABC transporter permease, whose amino-acid sequence MTSGTDTTTTTSPVAADLADERLIAAKGFGGLVRSQAARIKSGDLGTLPVIIGLIVISIVFYAVEPSFLSSRNLVSITQFAAPTGIIALGIVLVLLLGEIDLSVGSVSGVSAAVLAVLMVNHGVSEPLAILAALGSGLAIGLFYGLLFTRIGVPSFVFSLAGLLGFQGLLLWILGSTGTINLPQGSFLLDFARNQFVTGAASYALVALASLVFLGSQLWGARTRSRAGLSTPAPALIAAKTAALAIGLGYLTYYVNIDRGFSYLWVFFVFLVIVMDFALRRTTWGRHVFAVGGNVEAARRSGIRATGIYMSVFALTSTLAALGGLAAAGLLTSVSQSTGTTDTNLTAIAAAVIGGTSLFGGRGSAYSALLGILVLQAISNGLNIIGVGSSVRFMVTGGVLLLAVAIDSLSRRARTSSGRA is encoded by the coding sequence ATGACGAGCGGCACCGATACGACGACGACCACATCCCCCGTGGCCGCGGATCTCGCGGACGAGCGGCTGATCGCCGCCAAGGGCTTCGGCGGGCTCGTCCGGTCGCAAGCGGCCCGCATCAAGTCGGGCGACCTGGGCACCCTACCCGTGATCATCGGGCTGATCGTCATCTCGATCGTCTTCTACGCGGTGGAACCGAGCTTCCTCTCGTCCCGGAACCTGGTGTCCATCACCCAGTTCGCGGCGCCGACGGGCATCATCGCCCTCGGTATCGTGCTCGTGCTGCTGCTCGGGGAGATCGACCTGTCCGTCGGCTCGGTGAGCGGTGTCTCCGCCGCGGTGCTGGCCGTCCTCATGGTCAATCACGGTGTCTCCGAGCCGCTCGCGATCCTCGCGGCACTGGGCAGTGGCCTCGCGATCGGCCTGTTCTACGGGCTGCTCTTCACGCGGATCGGCGTCCCGTCCTTCGTCTTCTCGCTCGCCGGGCTCCTGGGGTTCCAGGGACTCCTGCTGTGGATCCTGGGCTCCACCGGAACGATCAACCTGCCGCAGGGTTCGTTCCTGCTCGACTTCGCACGGAACCAGTTCGTCACGGGCGCAGCCTCGTACGCCCTCGTCGCCCTGGCCTCGCTGGTGTTCCTCGGCAGCCAGCTGTGGGGTGCTCGGACGCGCTCCCGCGCGGGCCTGAGCACGCCGGCGCCCGCGCTCATCGCGGCCAAGACGGCGGCGTTGGCGATCGGCCTGGGCTACCTCACGTACTACGTGAACATCGACCGCGGCTTCTCGTACCTGTGGGTCTTCTTCGTGTTCCTGGTGATCGTCATGGACTTCGCGCTGCGCCGGACGACCTGGGGCCGGCACGTCTTCGCGGTCGGCGGCAACGTCGAAGCCGCCCGCCGCTCGGGTATCCGGGCCACGGGGATCTACATGTCCGTCTTCGCGCTGACGTCCACGCTCGCGGCGCTCGGCGGTCTCGCGGCGGCGGGCCTGTTGACCAGCGTCTCCCAGTCGACCGGTACGACGGACACCAACCTCACGGCCATCGCCGCCGCGGTCATCGGCGGCACGTCGCTGTTCGGCGGCCGCGGCTCCGCCTACTCGGCACTGCTCGGGATCCTGGTGCTGCAGGCGATCTCGAACGGGCTGAACATCATCGGCGTGGGTTCGTCGGTCCGGTTCATGGTGACGGGCGGCGTGCTGCTGCTCGCCGTGGCGATCGACTCGCTCAGCCGGCGGGCGCGGACCTCGTCCGGCAGAGCCTGA
- a CDS encoding threonine/serine ThrE exporter family protein, which produces MQPDRVDDDRRLLAYLGAAMIAGGQPVHEVEDELKSVATAMGHPLAQIGATPTGLTLGLEPGAAATFESVDGPLRLDQSAVVADVRRGLAARTLSVDEAFARLGALRSLPHHYPQWVQDLSWSVIAVGIAMLLQPGWPNIAAAAVGGVVVMLLVKLAGRVRLAATLLPTIAAFTVGTGVFAAAQAGWLDGPLRTLLAPLAVLLPGALMVTGMSELAAGAMVAGSARLTFGTVQLLLFSLGILAATTALGVGPELLVNERVNQLGWWGPPVGLALICVGVCLNEGASMRLLPAIGLVVAAAFGAQIAGQHVSGAVLGGFLGAIAGSLGAALVAAVRPQFPRLVVFLPAFWVLVPGSLGLLSVTSVGIDPEQGARTVVDVAAVICALALGLLFGSALAQAIVARAERVR; this is translated from the coding sequence GTGCAGCCTGACCGGGTCGACGACGACCGCCGCCTCCTCGCCTACCTCGGCGCCGCCATGATCGCGGGCGGCCAGCCCGTGCACGAGGTGGAGGACGAGCTCAAGAGCGTCGCCACGGCCATGGGGCACCCGCTCGCCCAGATCGGCGCCACGCCCACCGGGCTGACGCTGGGCCTCGAGCCCGGCGCCGCCGCCACCTTCGAGTCGGTCGACGGTCCGCTGCGGCTCGACCAGTCGGCCGTCGTCGCGGATGTCCGGCGGGGCCTCGCCGCTCGCACCCTCTCGGTCGACGAGGCGTTCGCCCGCCTCGGCGCCCTCCGCTCCCTGCCGCACCACTACCCGCAGTGGGTGCAGGACCTCTCGTGGTCCGTGATCGCCGTCGGCATCGCCATGCTGCTGCAGCCGGGATGGCCGAACATCGCCGCCGCCGCGGTCGGCGGCGTCGTCGTGATGCTGCTGGTCAAGCTGGCGGGGCGGGTACGGCTCGCCGCTACGCTGCTCCCCACGATCGCCGCGTTCACGGTGGGCACGGGGGTCTTCGCCGCCGCGCAGGCGGGCTGGCTCGACGGTCCGCTGCGCACCCTCCTCGCGCCGCTCGCCGTTCTCCTCCCGGGCGCGCTCATGGTGACCGGCATGTCGGAGCTGGCCGCCGGCGCGATGGTCGCGGGCAGCGCCCGCCTCACCTTCGGCACGGTGCAGCTGCTGCTGTTCTCGCTCGGCATCCTCGCCGCCACCACGGCACTGGGCGTCGGCCCGGAACTGCTCGTCAACGAGCGGGTGAACCAACTCGGCTGGTGGGGGCCGCCCGTCGGGCTGGCGCTGATCTGCGTCGGGGTGTGCCTCAACGAGGGCGCGTCGATGCGGCTGCTTCCCGCGATCGGCCTCGTCGTGGCCGCCGCGTTCGGCGCGCAGATCGCCGGGCAGCACGTCTCCGGGGCGGTGCTGGGCGGCTTCCTCGGGGCGATCGCCGGCAGTCTCGGCGCCGCATTGGTGGCCGCCGTGCGACCGCAGTTCCCCCGCCTGGTGGTCTTCCTCCCCGCGTTCTGGGTGCTCGTCCCCGGCAGCCTGGGGCTGCTGTCGGTGACGTCGGTGGGCATCGACCCCGAACAGGGCGCGCGCACCGTCGTGGATGTGGCGGCGGTGATCTGCGCGCTCGCGCTCGGCCTCCTGTTCGGTTCGGCGCTGGCGCAGGCGATCGTCGCGCGGGCCGAACGGGTGCGGTAG
- a CDS encoding ATP-binding cassette domain-containing protein, whose translation MSDSAQPEDAGAVADSAAVLALSGINKRFGAVQALTDVTLEVRAGEVVALVGDNGAGKSTIIKIISGVYQPDEGRITLEGRTVSVAGPSAAQSLGIATVFQDLALCDNLDVVANLFLGNEKNHLGVIDEVAMETEAWRLLRSLSAKIPSVRIPVASLSGGQRQTVAIARSLVGDPKVVLLDEPTAALGVAQTAEVLNLIERLRANGLGVILISHNMADVQAVADRIYVLRLGRNAAEFRVDEATTEQLVAAITGASDNVVAARAQRTTRTEEAAE comes from the coding sequence ATGAGCGACTCCGCGCAGCCGGAGGACGCGGGGGCGGTGGCCGATTCGGCCGCCGTCCTCGCCCTGTCCGGCATCAACAAACGATTCGGCGCCGTGCAGGCGCTCACCGACGTCACGCTCGAGGTCCGGGCCGGCGAAGTCGTCGCCCTGGTCGGCGACAACGGCGCCGGCAAGTCGACGATCATCAAGATCATCTCCGGCGTCTACCAGCCCGACGAGGGCCGCATCACCCTCGAGGGCCGGACGGTGTCCGTCGCCGGGCCGTCCGCGGCGCAGTCGCTCGGCATCGCCACGGTCTTCCAGGACCTCGCGCTGTGCGACAACCTCGACGTCGTCGCGAACCTCTTCCTGGGCAACGAGAAGAACCACCTCGGCGTGATCGACGAGGTGGCGATGGAGACCGAGGCGTGGCGCCTGCTGCGCAGTCTGTCCGCGAAGATTCCGTCGGTCCGGATTCCTGTCGCCTCGCTGTCGGGCGGCCAGCGGCAGACCGTCGCGATCGCCCGCAGCCTGGTCGGCGACCCCAAGGTCGTGCTCCTCGACGAGCCGACCGCCGCGCTCGGCGTCGCCCAGACCGCCGAGGTGCTCAACCTGATCGAGCGACTGCGGGCGAACGGCCTCGGGGTCATCCTCATCAGCCACAACATGGCCGACGTCCAGGCCGTCGCCGACCGGATCTACGTTCTCCGCCTGGGCCGCAACGCGGCCGAGTTCCGCGTGGACGAGGCCACGACCGAACAGCTCGTCGCGGCGATCACCGGCGCGTCCGACAACGTCGTCGCCGCGCGGGCACAGCGCACCACTCGCACCGAGGAGGCGGCCGAATGA
- a CDS encoding aminotransferase class I/II-fold pyridoxal phosphate-dependent enzyme — protein MSTYVSLSQSELVDVHAKLTELFETLKAQGLKLDLTRGKPAPDQLDLSNALLALPGEGDYRAADGTDTRNYGGLAGLPELRAIFGELLGIPVANLYAQNNSSLEIMHRLITLAWIHGTVDGERPWGVEEKVKFLCPAPGYDRHFAITQEFGIEMIVVPLNPDGPDMAVVKDLVANDPAIKGIWAVPKYSNPTGSVFSEEITRELASMPTAAPDFRIFWDNAYAVHALVGDAPSDPDILGLAAEAGHPNRPYVLASTSKITFAGAGVSFFGASTENLEWYGRYTGLTSIGPDKVNQLRHARFFGDAEGVRAHMRKHRDLIAPKFARVLEILEERLGESKVASWSEPKGGYFISLDVLDGTAKRTVALAKEAGIALTAAGATFPLGEDPHDRNIRLAPTFPSIAELETAMDGVATCVLLASAEKLMSQPE, from the coding sequence ATGTCCACCTACGTGTCCCTGAGTCAGTCCGAACTCGTCGACGTCCATGCGAAGCTGACGGAGCTGTTCGAGACGCTGAAGGCCCAGGGGCTGAAGCTGGACCTCACGCGCGGCAAGCCGGCTCCCGACCAGCTCGACCTGTCGAATGCGCTGCTCGCGCTGCCCGGTGAGGGCGACTACCGCGCCGCCGACGGAACCGACACCCGCAACTACGGCGGCCTCGCCGGCCTGCCGGAGCTGCGTGCCATCTTCGGTGAGCTGCTGGGGATCCCCGTCGCGAACCTGTACGCGCAGAACAACTCCAGCCTCGAGATCATGCACCGTCTGATCACGCTCGCGTGGATCCACGGCACCGTCGACGGGGAGCGGCCGTGGGGCGTCGAGGAGAAGGTCAAGTTCCTCTGCCCCGCGCCCGGGTACGACCGGCACTTCGCCATCACCCAGGAGTTCGGCATCGAGATGATCGTGGTGCCGCTGAACCCGGACGGCCCCGACATGGCGGTCGTCAAGGACCTCGTGGCGAACGACCCCGCGATCAAGGGCATCTGGGCGGTCCCGAAGTACTCGAACCCGACCGGCTCGGTGTTCTCCGAGGAGATCACCCGTGAACTGGCCTCGATGCCGACCGCCGCGCCCGACTTCCGGATCTTCTGGGACAACGCCTACGCCGTGCACGCCCTCGTGGGCGATGCGCCGTCGGACCCCGACATCCTCGGCCTGGCCGCCGAGGCCGGGCACCCGAACCGGCCGTACGTGCTGGCCAGCACCTCGAAGATCACCTTCGCCGGCGCGGGCGTCAGCTTCTTCGGCGCGTCCACGGAGAACCTCGAGTGGTACGGCAGGTACACCGGCCTGACCTCGATCGGCCCCGACAAGGTCAACCAGCTGCGGCACGCGCGGTTCTTCGGCGACGCCGAGGGCGTGCGCGCGCACATGCGCAAGCACCGCGACCTCATCGCGCCCAAGTTCGCCCGCGTGCTGGAGATCCTGGAGGAGCGCCTCGGCGAGTCGAAGGTCGCGTCGTGGAGCGAGCCGAAGGGCGGCTACTTCATCAGCCTGGACGTGCTCGACGGCACGGCCAAGCGCACCGTCGCGCTGGCCAAGGAGGCTGGCATCGCGCTCACCGCCGCGGGCGCCACCTTCCCGCTCGGGGAGGACCCGCACGACCGCAACATCCGGCTCGCGCCGACCTTCCCGTCCATCGCCGAGCTCGAGACCGCGATGGACGGCGTGGCGACCTGTGTACTCTTGGCTTCTGCTGAAAAGCTGATGTCGCAGCCCGAGTAG
- a CDS encoding glycosyltransferase 87 family protein produces the protein MADENSRRFPRQWWVLALFAVAAGAAVWQQFVRIPFSTPMYGLFHNQIDAEVYRKGGEIVAHGGDGLYDGPLLNGILPFTYTPFAGVLFVPLSWMSTDVLRWVWSIAVMLALLACILIALRLVGFVRDGRVWFAAICLTLVATVLEPVRTTLWFGQINVFLMLLLLWDLGRPAGARFKGFSIGIAAGIKLTPLFFLAYLVVTRQWREARTALVTLAGTVVIGFLVIPKESWQYWSGTFLDANRVGEPNQVGNQSINGLIAFLTNAEKPSTVVWLAVAVPAALAGLAIAAWAYRRGVVLLAVTVVGLTACAVSPFSWGHHWVWIVPLLVLLLALAMLTDDPRRRALALVAAAGLVAATFIWVTYFPTLQPTGVEDVHDTYAIGIFLRPMDNPVLKVLASGVYVWVFVATLIGSAWYLRSTDGSVSASAEPAARAA, from the coding sequence GTGGCGGACGAGAACAGCCGGCGGTTCCCCCGGCAGTGGTGGGTGCTGGCCCTGTTCGCGGTGGCCGCGGGCGCGGCCGTGTGGCAGCAGTTCGTGCGGATCCCGTTCTCCACGCCCATGTACGGGCTCTTCCACAATCAGATCGACGCCGAGGTCTACCGCAAGGGCGGCGAGATCGTCGCGCACGGCGGCGACGGCCTGTACGACGGTCCGCTGCTCAACGGCATCCTGCCCTTCACCTACACACCGTTCGCGGGCGTGCTGTTCGTCCCCCTGAGCTGGATGTCCACGGACGTGCTGCGCTGGGTGTGGTCGATCGCGGTGATGCTCGCGCTGCTCGCCTGCATCCTCATCGCGCTGCGGCTCGTCGGCTTCGTGCGCGACGGCCGGGTGTGGTTCGCCGCGATCTGCCTGACGCTGGTCGCGACGGTGCTTGAGCCCGTCCGCACCACCCTCTGGTTCGGCCAGATCAACGTCTTCCTCATGCTCCTCCTGCTGTGGGACCTCGGCCGGCCGGCCGGCGCGCGGTTCAAGGGTTTCAGTATCGGAATCGCGGCCGGGATCAAGCTGACCCCGCTGTTCTTCCTGGCCTACCTCGTGGTCACCCGGCAGTGGCGCGAGGCCCGCACGGCCCTGGTGACCCTGGCCGGCACCGTCGTGATCGGCTTCCTGGTGATTCCGAAGGAGTCGTGGCAGTACTGGTCCGGCACGTTCCTCGACGCGAACCGCGTCGGCGAGCCCAACCAGGTGGGCAACCAGTCGATCAACGGTCTCATCGCCTTCCTCACCAACGCGGAGAAGCCGTCGACGGTCGTCTGGCTGGCGGTCGCCGTCCCGGCTGCGCTGGCGGGCCTCGCCATCGCGGCGTGGGCGTACCGCCGGGGCGTGGTCCTGCTCGCCGTCACCGTCGTGGGGCTCACGGCCTGCGCCGTCTCCCCGTTCTCCTGGGGGCACCACTGGGTGTGGATCGTGCCGCTACTGGTCCTCCTCCTCGCCCTGGCGATGCTGACCGACGATCCGCGCCGGCGGGCGCTCGCGCTGGTCGCGGCGGCAGGGCTCGTCGCCGCGACGTTCATCTGGGTCACCTACTTCCCGACCCTGCAGCCGACCGGCGTCGAGGACGTCCACGACACCTACGCGATCGGCATCTTCCTGCGGCCGATGGACAACCCGGTGCTCAAGGTCCTCGCGAGCGGTGTCTACGTGTGGGTCTTCGTCGCCACCCTCATCGGGTCGGCCTGGTACCTGCGGAGCACGGACGGATCCGTGTCCGCGAGCGCGGAGCCCGCCGCCCGTGCAGCCTGA
- a CDS encoding sugar ABC transporter substrate-binding protein — protein MNTVHSRARRALAGGFAAALGVAALAGCNANSSDDKGSGGSGASGAGTTIALLLPESKTTRYEAFDKPLFEKKVAELCSSCKVSYYNADQDEAKQSQQVDAAITAGAKVLVLDPVNGDGAGGMVTAARNAKIPVIAYDRFIKGADYYMSFDNEQVGKIQGKALVDALGGKGNILMLNGSPTDPNAAQFKAGAHSVIDGSGIKVLAEFDNPDWSPDKAQQFVNDQLSRTKPADIQGVYAANDGQAGGVVAALTGAGVPANGLPPITGQDAELAAIQRIVAGQQSMTVYKPIAIEANTAAEVAVAVAGGKTAPETATTGIKQTKYQDVASYIFTPIAVTKANVASTVLADKFYTADQVCTPQYKDACEGAGIK, from the coding sequence GTGAACACGGTTCATTCACGTGCGCGCCGCGCGCTCGCCGGCGGCTTCGCCGCGGCGCTGGGCGTGGCCGCTCTGGCCGGCTGCAATGCCAACAGCTCCGATGACAAGGGGTCCGGCGGCTCCGGTGCGTCCGGCGCGGGCACCACCATCGCGCTCCTCCTACCCGAATCGAAGACCACCCGGTACGAGGCGTTCGACAAGCCGCTCTTCGAGAAGAAGGTCGCCGAGCTGTGCAGCAGCTGCAAGGTGTCGTACTACAACGCCGACCAGGACGAGGCGAAGCAGTCCCAGCAGGTCGACGCGGCGATCACCGCGGGCGCGAAGGTGCTCGTGCTCGATCCCGTCAACGGCGACGGCGCCGGCGGCATGGTCACGGCCGCGCGCAACGCCAAGATCCCGGTGATCGCGTACGACCGGTTCATCAAGGGCGCGGACTACTACATGTCGTTCGACAACGAGCAGGTCGGCAAGATCCAGGGCAAGGCGCTGGTGGACGCGCTGGGCGGTAAGGGCAACATCCTCATGCTCAACGGTTCGCCGACCGATCCCAACGCGGCGCAGTTCAAGGCCGGCGCCCACAGCGTCATCGACGGCAGCGGGATCAAGGTCCTCGCCGAATTCGACAACCCCGACTGGAGCCCCGACAAGGCGCAGCAGTTCGTGAACGATCAGCTCAGCCGCACGAAGCCGGCGGACATCCAGGGCGTGTACGCGGCGAACGACGGGCAGGCGGGCGGCGTGGTCGCCGCCCTGACCGGCGCGGGCGTTCCGGCGAACGGTCTCCCGCCGATCACCGGCCAGGACGCCGAACTCGCCGCCATCCAGCGCATCGTCGCCGGCCAGCAGTCCATGACGGTGTACAAGCCGATCGCGATCGAGGCGAACACGGCGGCGGAGGTGGCCGTCGCGGTGGCGGGCGGCAAGACCGCCCCCGAGACCGCGACCACGGGGATCAAGCAGACGAAGTACCAGGACGTCGCGTCGTACATCTTCACCCCCATCGCGGTGACGAAGGCGAACGTCGCGAGCACGGTGCTCGCCGACAAGTTCTACACGGCCGACCAGGTCTGCACCCCGCAGTACAAGGACGCGTGCGAGGGGGCGGGCATCAAGTAA
- a CDS encoding MAB_1171c family putative transporter — protein MPPPPAVVVLNDVLFSGAAIACAVVALLIAATSLTPGRAARVRRWLAASFALKGLGFASAAPWIVRRVNAVFEDSASLLVTYAISPVWCAAMILVARAWRHGSVTRAFGYSIGGAALASTLAMIALWWHTPRTDLVGSVSAKFAETATGTALILTYAGTMSFGLVVLLGACRFHTDRLGERATPAVRTAVSIISVGVVLDLAFAANQAAKALSSANGTPIVMLEYLTAATAIVAATLLGLGFAYPEARHRWIDARRWARARRTCRALTPLWTDLNSSRGAAPAPWLRTAHPEIRVYRMMVDIHDGLIHLAPFLPGSGERSHPQSSADFAREIRGAVLQLHESGTSLEGESGFGEIARRPDLPFDQQISWVRSVSREYRSLTNRK, from the coding sequence GTGCCGCCCCCGCCCGCCGTCGTCGTCCTGAACGACGTCCTGTTCTCCGGAGCGGCGATAGCGTGCGCCGTCGTCGCCCTCCTGATCGCAGCCACCAGTCTCACCCCGGGGCGCGCGGCGCGAGTGCGCCGGTGGCTGGCGGCCTCGTTCGCGCTCAAGGGCCTGGGCTTCGCCAGCGCCGCCCCCTGGATCGTGCGCCGGGTGAACGCGGTTTTCGAGGACTCGGCATCCCTCCTGGTCACCTACGCCATCTCTCCGGTCTGGTGCGCGGCGATGATCCTCGTCGCCCGCGCTTGGCGGCACGGTTCCGTCACCCGGGCGTTCGGCTACAGCATCGGCGGTGCCGCGCTCGCCAGTACCCTCGCGATGATCGCGCTCTGGTGGCACACACCGCGCACGGACCTCGTCGGATCCGTCAGCGCGAAGTTCGCCGAGACCGCCACGGGGACGGCGCTCATCCTCACCTACGCGGGCACGATGTCGTTCGGGCTGGTGGTGCTGCTCGGCGCCTGCCGGTTCCATACCGACCGCCTGGGCGAGAGAGCGACGCCGGCGGTGCGCACCGCGGTCTCGATCATCTCGGTGGGCGTCGTCCTCGATCTCGCCTTCGCCGCCAACCAGGCCGCGAAGGCGCTCTCCAGCGCCAACGGAACGCCGATCGTCATGCTCGAGTACCTCACCGCGGCAACGGCGATCGTTGCGGCGACACTCCTGGGTCTCGGGTTCGCCTACCCAGAGGCTCGGCACCGCTGGATCGACGCCCGACGGTGGGCCCGGGCGCGGCGCACCTGCCGCGCGCTCACTCCGCTGTGGACCGACCTGAACTCCAGTCGGGGCGCGGCACCCGCGCCCTGGCTCCGCACGGCACACCCCGAGATCCGCGTCTACCGCATGATGGTGGACATCCACGACGGGCTGATCCACCTGGCCCCGTTCCTGCCCGGCTCCGGCGAGCGATCACACCCGCAGTCGAGCGCCGACTTCGCTCGGGAGATCCGCGGCGCCGTGTTACAACTCCATGAATCGGGCACATCACTCGAGGGGGAGTCCGGTTTCGGCGAGATCGCGCGTCGCCCCGATCTCCCCTTCGACCAGCAGATCTCCTGGGTGCGCTCGGTGTCGCGGGAGTACCGATCGTTAACGAACCGTAAATAA